ttcctaaaaacttccatttgttgtataaaatagttcaaacgagaaaagtaaaggccttatttatatataaaaaaaatgaacgaaaaacaaacatgtaacacataacCAAtcgataaccactgaattacaggctcctgacttgggccAGACACACACATTGAttcaatttaatataataatggACCATAAATAATGTAATTAAGATTTTCAATAGCACACTTATATGATATTTGTAGATCATAATTTTATCCATAATCAATATACGAGTACAGTAACTTTTATCAAACGAAACTGCATTCTAATAGAGCATGCCAAGTGCATGAAAAAgggagtattttttttaatataaaatctcACAAAATTATGACTCTTATTTTTTACCCATCCCCGTTTACTCAAATGAAAGGAAGTATTCCCCCGTTTTCTCCCCCATGGGatgaataaatacatttttatagaaTTATAACTTATTACGGTGAATCAAATATAGTTCTCTTCACCTATATACAGAGAGTTTCAATCAATTTCCAAATCAAACCGGTGAATATAAACAGTTATATCAAGTTGTGAAGGAGTATTTGTGAAATGTTCAAGACTGAGTCTTCGGGATCAATTATTAGCGGCCACGGAAATTTCACAGTCCCTTGACAGGTATTTTTCTCAAATAACCCTCCACAACATGATATGTCTATTTAATATTATCAGTTATTAAAACTTGGCTTCAGAACTAACAtcatgtttactttttaaataatgtaattaataaaagttcTCAAAGTTCCAAGCAATATAACAATGTGTGTATGAATAATTATGTAAATGTGTATTTAGAAGAATGAAGGAAAATGGGTTCATCATCTTAGAttagtttaaataatttagTTGCAAAGGTGTATATAGCAAAAGGGACTGGAGACAAATTATAACATCATCAGTGACGTCCTCtccaaatacaaatataatcacAAAATGCATGCACATTTGAGCATATGAGTGTTAGGAAAACATATAACTGGTTAAAGAAAGCTGGTTAGCTAGTTTAGAAAGCAATTCTGGGAAGTGTACTAATTTACAATCTGGCAATAAATTAAGAacttacagaaaatttaaaaatatttttatgtttgaaccatatttaaaaatgaattcaaaaaaagaCAGGCAAATAATCACAAAATTTAGAACTAGCTGTCATGATCTTGAAATCGAAAGAGGGAGGTATTTTGGGATTAAAGCTGAAGACAGAAAGTGTAAGCTATGTAAGAACGCAGTTGAAGACgaactacattttcttttaaaatgtcctgttctAAAAGATACTCGATCTCAACATGTATCTAATTTAAattccaaattcaaaaatttttcaagattatctgatgaaatgaaatttgtttggaTTCTTTCATCTGAAGATTTGTTTGTAACTTCAAACTTATCTAATTTATTGCACTCCCTTTTTGAAGAACgaaagaaaattatagaaaatattgttatataaaaaaaaaaaaaaaaaagaaaagaaaatagaagaaaaatatagatagatatatcattataggaaataaaattgatcaggagttgtctcccatagacGTAGTACTATAAAGAATTATGTTATTTCTCCAGGTCACAGTGGCACCCATAACAACTATGTTTTGTCAATAACTTGGTTTATATCAGGTTAATTAGTGTAAATGTGTAttcatgtgttgtttttgttttttgttgtctaaatgtactttaatcattctaatcattttctgtgctttattttgtaattcattcatttgattgtatagctcaaattttgggcaccatgattggttaataaaaattatcttatcttataacAGAAtgcatctttttttcttttttccgaTATAGTTCTAGGAATATCATTGGTTAAAAGCAACCGCGTGGAGATTGTGTGTATCACACATTAGGTTAGTAGAGTATCTTTGTCACATATAAGCGATATGTTTCACTTGTCGAGGCCTTTATCTCGTTATCTTTTCTGCAATTTTCCCATCATCAAATGTGAAGAAGACAAAGGTCAGTGTCCCGGGAAAAGACACATTCAGCTTGGCTAAGGGTCTGTGAATGTATCTGCGTATAGTTCAACGTCTTTACCATATTTGCTCTGTTGATATGTTGTTCGCGTTTGATTCCAATATTTATACTAAACTAAATGTagtatttatatcaaaaatacgCATTCATCCGAGTACGAAATCAATGTAATCTTTTAGTGCATTTCTGAAGATCAAATTTTGTGGAAGTTGATTAAGAAGGGTTATGTTGAGAGTCGAAAGATTCAAATTTATACGTAAAAGCAAACGAATATTTTCTTTCTATGTATTACTGTGTTTTATTCCTGCATCTCCTATGGTATTACTAAGAGCGCTTAAATCAATATAGATGTATTGTCCTTGTATAAGTACAGGTGACACATTTATCGTCCTTAAATGGAGACCTCGGTGCACAGTGCATGATTTGCATGCTCCTTCTCATTTATTTACAGAATGAGCCGTTGCCTTCTCATTTATTTACAGAATGAGCCGTTGACATGCTTAACTTCAACTTTTTTAATGAGGTTAGTTATTAAAggtatgactgtaatattttttttctgtctatgaagaaataacataaaaaatttggtgcacactgaataacgcgcatAGCgcatagcgggttatttaacagtgtgcaccatatttttatgttatttcgaatagacagaaaaaatattacaatcatttcttataatttaatccTGATTCCATtgtaaaccgtagaaaaccacgAAAAAACGTTggtgacgtcacggtcacatgactaaattatgtctatgggctcataacaaaataacagaagacgcgttacatccattAAATTATGAATACATGTTTAAGTGATCCAACTTATTGTGTGCTATACATATATGCATGGATATctattttccttttcttttctttttgggCTGCTTGTTTGGTATCTATACCAACCACACTTGCATTAAAAtgcattagtattaaaaaaaaactataaagatTCTTTATCTACATATTCTTTAAGAACTAAAATAGttctcatttatatttttttttatctcattgtttgtattgtattatgaaaattattgattttgtaatgtttatgccCTTTGTGAAccataattggaaataaaatatcttcttCTTTTATCTATATTGTATGCATAAAATAGAAAGTAATGGAATAAACtttcatgtaaaaatattttttagcatTTATGTTTTGGTAAAGTAGTGACTTTTGGAAAGATCAAAATTAGGGAAGTCCGAAGCCGTCGAACGTAATTTTAGACCTCCTTGTCTATATGGTTTAAGAAGCCGATGATATACTTCTctatcattttgaaataattttccaCATAGTAGTACACCAcactgtacattttttttacagagtaGGTGCGATTTAGTAAATTGTGTTCTGCTTGCTAGtattgtcgaaggccgtacgaGGAAGTATAGGTGTTAAATTCTATAGCAATTATACTTTAGtaaagaattgtctcattggcaagacCACATCTtataactttcaaaatggcaATGCCAttgcaataaatgaaaaattactcTACCAAAAGACATTAAAATAGCATAGACAAATAACTGAATAACACAAACCCAATCATAATCAGATATAGTTCAGTTACTCCACATTTAAATTCCAATCTGGTTACGAGATTTATGCGGCAAGTCAAATTCGAGGAAATTACCTTTTGAAAAGAAActataaaaatgttttctgcttcttttttttttgctttttttattattttatttggataAAATTCCAAGATCACCATTTTGTGCCAGCTCTTTAAACACGCAAATAACTTTTACTTATCATTTTACCAGACTTTGAAAAAGGGGCTGACACTGATGAAGACCCTTCGTTGTGCCGCAGTCTTCCTAAATATCAattaatagaccactttcgagttcatccgtcaccagaaaaaactcgtcaattatacacgcctttatgacgtcatttaccagatggaggggctcgcctgtatctctgcactatttacgttcatcaagcgtcttagtgatcgtctttgtgcaggataaactagaaataatggttgctctgtaggtacttactgacatttccctgatgacagcagtgttgattgtcaattttgagaattcaatttgccgaataattcgtacaatatagaattatagttttccaaccactcgctcaacattggaaggaagtgacgacgcccctaaacgcacaaatgacgatgataaaggcgcgtataattgacgagttttttccggtgacggatgaactcgaaagtggtctattcttttcttaaaactttatattctaTATCAGTATCGTTGCAAAAATGTTCCGAATCTTTTAAATGTGTTTCCTTTGCTACaccatttgatatttattaaatttgcaGGTTTATCTTTGTATCCGTACCAGAAATGGACATATATCAGAACATTGATTCGTGTTAACGTTgccgatatatatatatatataggatatCAATTCAATCACAGAACAATAGAAGCCACTGACATTTCACTTAAAATCCATTACCCTACTTGTGTTACTGCTTTTGATAAATTGAGGTTATGTATCTTCTCTTTTTTTAGCAACACAATCTCCTCTTTTAAGAACAAGTGAAACGTTTAAACAATTATGTATTACTTCTTATAAAATCGTCATGATTTTTATATAGTCGTCTTATATCTTCGTGGCTTACGTCACTGCGATATAAGAAGAGATCATTACTAATATATTGTGTATAGGTTATTTATGTCTGTCTGTTGTTTATGTTCAGTGGTAGTTATGTTTTAGATTGCAATTAACTGTTAACGTTATATAACTATCAACAAAACACACATTTCACTTTCGGtggacttttttttcttttcattttacaaaataaaactgtaacaACTCAAATAACATAATTCAATCATGATCAGATGCggttttttaccaaaatttgcataattcaacaaataacaCGACAATTCTTCAACTCTTTTTGTACTACATTTGTACCTATGGTGCTGAACTTTGACTTttcctttttaatttgatattggAATTTATCAATTACCAAAATTGAGGAtaataactaaaagttaaaagttCAATATTAACTCGGTCGTTGGTGTACAAAGTGAAACCGGTTGAACAATTATTGCAGAAGAGTACACCACAAActataaaacattaataaaaaatatattaagaaaaCTTTAGTCTGACGGAATAACTTTGTATAAACGAAATTCAAACGTAATGTGgaaatttgaaatagaaattattgTCAAGCATTACAGGACTATACCATGATGGCAATTTCGCCAAAATCAACCGACATATTAATTCACAGTAATCGTTGATAAATTTTAGTATCCTTTTGCAAAACCTTTTGTTACAAGCTGTCCCTTCTCTTGTAGGTAAAGAGCAGGCCAGACAGGAACCTTTACTTTCCGTCCTTTAtctttctgtttataaaatatatattttgttgtatcAAATGTTTCGTTATATTCCGGCCAGGCAATGTACATTGGGGGATCAAGTATACACATATACCACAATAACTCGGCTGCTTTGTGGATAAACTTGATAACTGTAGGTGACAATTGCTGGATATCCATACCTAACTCGTCTTTTATCACTTCTACTTTAAACCTCTGCAATGAACAAAAGGTACTATAAAGAAATATCAGTATAGTTAttgatataatataatttacGAAAGCGCacaatatgttatttgtttgataaaaaggagagaaaataacaaaaaggcacaaaaagttataaatagtCACAATTTTCATCGtgcagtttttattctattaatCAGACCCAGAAACGACCACTATTCCTTAATTTCggtgaaaaaaaacttttgtggtgttgtaaaatgtttaaatttcgtTATTTATCGATGCAAAATAACACGTAGCCATTTGTGGTACTAAAATAATGGATTTAACAATTGTACAGTTTTACTAATGCttcttattttaaagtaaaaagttTACTCAGTTATTCAATTACATACATCTACCACGGCATCGACTGACGAGACAGCCATCTGCTTCCTGAAATCTCTGGCTTGTTGTAAAACTAGGTTGGACGACACTCTCCCTGTTCTTGGTGTTTTTGCTACTGTGTTACTCTGCAATAACATAACAATGTATCTATTATCTTGCACTCACAAAATAAGTTCAATGATTGaaagttttaatgatatattaaaGGACTGTTTGCATTTTACATAAACACTCTATCGGTTATACatcattctgtttttttttaatcaaatcaaatatttcctTTACTGATCTTTTACGATCTAGAAGATTAATGCATGTCATTCTGAACAAGAAGTTTTCGCTAAAACTGAAATTCtgccaattgaaaattaaattgtaaCTTATGTTTTTTGTTGCCTACCTGACTATTGCGTACGAAaacttttaaatctttcattctttaaatttgtacaataaatgcatataatttattgtcttttatactttttattataaaaggAAAGGCGCTTCATCATAGCTTAATCAAGTAatataaaaaccaaaatatcataataatcaacagaaaaaaacctttttaaaatattaaaaatttcataagTATATCTCtattttgaagataaaaaaattaaatttaaatctcTTTTAAATACAAAGAAGGGGTggtgaaaaaaattaagaagtTCAAACAACAATAATTTTAAGTAAGATTTTTGCCATCTTACCAATCGAGAGGCCGGTTTTACACCAGGATctgctacaggttgtgacatgGCATCAGAAAGTTCATCTAACTGCTCTGCAGCCAGCTTCTTGCACCATGTGTAGCCATACTGTTAAAAtaacattacatatatataaaatcatgaacatagatttttttttagtataatgATAGTCTTCATACAATATACTTTACTTACATTTTATGGTATCAATATTTCGCAATATGTGTAATTAATACATTTGCTGTTTCATCTTTAATTccaattgatttgaaaatttgcaGGATTAAAAATTTCCACCTATTACAACTGATTTACCAGAACTGTTATTTGTATTATAAGGTAAGACggaatattaatattatatgtttattaacTCATAGTTATCTACACTtggcaaatgtaaaacaattcaaacgagaaaactaacggctttattCATGTGCAAgtcaataaacgaaaaacaaataaaatatacagcatcaaacgataaccactgaattacatgacCTAAAACAGGCACATGCCGAATGTAGCGGGATTGAACATGCTTGTGGTTGCATGCCCTTTAGCCATATATGTCCGTAGTACGACATATCGAAGTACTAACTTATGAATACTACACTTCTCTGTTTAGCCGGAGAAATATGGAAAGAGtcagtaaatatatttgttatatgcATTTTCAGATCTTaccagtaaaaaaatatttatacaacaaTAAGCTACCttgataaacatgtttttgcAGATATATTTCAAGATTTATAAAATCACTGACTGATAATAAAGCGAGTTTTTTTCATTCTATTAAAATATGccatattttaaagtttaaattagaatatttaagTATTGAGGaagatgtagagttgtctccttggcactcATACCCCATATTCTTATTGCTAGTTGAGATTGCATAATGAagatcaatgttatattaaggtcatcaaaatgcattaaaaatcaGAACAAATGTCAATATCGgtagaatattttgtttgattattaagctaaataaaaccatatcctcttaaaataaacaatttcatcATAAGGACACGTATTGCTTTACAAGTTATTTGCATTATTTGCTTAATTACCTTCAACTctgcattttcatttaattattaaGAAATACTGAATGGAAACAAAGTACATTAAAACATGTTGGgtataatgaacgaaaaacaaatatgataaacagcaCCAGACGATAACCACCGAATTACATGACTTCGGATAGGCACATGCCCaatgtggcgaggttaaacatgtttgcgggTGCATGTCCGTTAATCATAGTACGCGGTACCAAAGTAATAAGTTATGAATACCATACTTCTCTGTTGGTGTATTTAGCCGGACAACCATGGACAAAGTAGTAAAAcgtattttttttggcatacaTTTTCAGATCTTACCAGTACTAAACATTTATACGACAATAAGCTAACTTGATAAAACTATTGTTGAAGATTTATTTGAAGATGTCTTATATCACTTACTCTGATTATTCGAAGTAGTTTATATATTGCATAGTCCTCCTCCTCTGATGTTTGATGCCTCCGTTGTCCTTGTTTAGTGCCAATCAATCCCACAGCAGCATACCATTCTACCTCATACAGATTCTTAAATTTGTCCGCTATTTTTGTAGGACTAAGATGTTCAGGAAAAGAATCCCTAGCTGATATGCTGCCAATCCTTTTatatggtaaataaaaaaaggcgCTGTTAATGTTACTTCTTAGCAATATTACCATAATGTATTGGTACagttatgtattttgtttttgttttgaaatgagttTATCAAGTTgtatatatcaaatgtttttaatttaaattccaaTACTAGTTTTTATTCTAGATTAGATACTAAAAACCGCTCGATGTTTCCCCGTTCAAATCACATAAACATATTGTTATggttattattattgttatttctaCTATGAATAATGGATAAAAAGAAACTCTTACCTGCTCCTTAGCTCATTTATTTCTGCTCCTTTTCTTGCAATGACTTCCTCTTGTTTACCCAATTTCCTTTCTAACTTTTCATAAGCTTCAATCGGAACATACGAGATGGATAGAGCCTTAGAATCCGATCTTGGAGATTCATAACTCTGACTACGAGGACTATATTCAtctttgggttgctgccccagtATGGAGGTATGGACGTTAGGAATAGCTTTGTAGGTTCCACCATCTTTACCCTGCAATGTTTGGAAAATTAAAGAGTAAACTTGTATAGCACTGTAGCATTACTACAATATGTATCAATAAAACGTTTTCATCTATTATATCTGGatgcttatttaaattttgaaataatgccTCTTGAACCCCACTTAGTCTaagaataaatagaataatCTTTCAAGCAAAAACGAAGGTTTCAACATTCAGGGTTTTCGTCTCATGATATGCGTGTATCACCTCACCATGCGAATCCATACTCATTCCGAATATGAACATCAGACCACTATAGATATAAATGAAAGTCTCCACGATATGATTTACACCATATTTTCATTAACTcataaatatacaatagaaCTCAAATTACTTATctgaaatattcttttaaattctGATAACACTCACATATGAACGCTCTAAGTCACTATAAAGCTTTGTAAAATTCTGTAGTTCTCTAAATTCTTCCATGGCAGTTTTCCCTTTAGGTCGCCAGTTATCGCATGCTTTCTTTAGTACTACATACAGGTTACTGGCAGTCAAAAAGTCGGAATCAGCTGCTATCTGTTTATCTATTCTCTGTATGTTTTGTACGTATGCATTatactaaaataacaaaatgtatgcTCCTTTGTATTAGTTGATAGCGAACTGTGCCATGATTTTCACTAAAGCttgtttatatcttaaattaattatataaatgacaacaattttgttttactttttt
This Mytilus trossulus isolate FHL-02 chromosome 14, PNRI_Mtr1.1.1.hap1, whole genome shotgun sequence DNA region includes the following protein-coding sequences:
- the LOC134697533 gene encoding uncharacterized protein LOC134697533; translation: MSVIQPVGRGDYFIPREYRRRPNIEVILQDMESYINKRTLDIADREYVTLMDNEYHLLKKYRDKYNAYVQNIQRIDKQIAADSDFLTASNLYVVLKKACDNWRPKGKTAMEEFRELQNFTKLYSDLERSYGKDGGTYKAIPNVHTSILGQQPKDEYSPRSQSYESPRSDSKALSISYVPIEAYEKLERKLGKQEEVIARKGAEINELRSRIGSISARDSFPEHLSPTKIADKFKNLYEVEWYAAVGLIGTKQGQRRHQTSEEEDYAIYKLLRIIRYGYTWCKKLAAEQLDELSDAMSQPVADPGVKPASRLSNTVAKTPRTGRVSSNLVLQQARDFRKQMAVSSVDAVVDRFKVEVIKDELGMDIQQLSPTVIKFIHKAAELLWYMCILDPPMYIAWPEYNETFDTTKYIFYKQKDKGRKVKVPVWPALYLQEKGQLVTKGFAKGY